One genomic segment of Ipomoea triloba cultivar NCNSP0323 chromosome 9, ASM357664v1 includes these proteins:
- the LOC116030502 gene encoding BTB/POZ domain-containing protein At5g41330, with the protein MPPYAGSTLLSSGYQQNFQDSTVSNLVTIDVGGQLFQTTKQTLSQAGSKSLFSKLVNSYGSIPFVDRDPELFSILLSLLRTGNLPSRAKAFDIQDLIFESQFYGVEQLLINSQSNPSQFDPFNLEKSMVLPLNGRDSPASISTTQFGSVHVAHGSKVTSFDWALQRKSTILTQFSAIDSLLALSSNIVAAGATDFSGLQILDVDKGFVRQTLNWENVTRSGSTVQAIGSSDEYLFTSFESGRRNSNCIMVYDLRDDFRPVTEIGHYEIFGAELDSAIPATKLRWIPGHNLLMAAGSHSGPSGVSGTIKFWDLRSGNAVWEVKEKVDCFSDVTISDSMSAMFKVGVHSGEVFCADFRSIDAENPWVCLGDERKSLNKKKEGVGCKIESHGNQVFCSKGGSIELWSEVLIGSAKEGEDRIFRKNSMGRANDTSANKITHMSFGGNKMFVTRKDQQFVEVWQNSVTRF; encoded by the coding sequence ATGCCTCCATACGCTGGATCTACGCTTCTCTCAAGTGGGTATCAGCAGAATTTCCAGGATTCAACAGTTTCTAACCTGGTCACCATTGATGTGGGTGGGCAGCTTTTCCAGACAACCAAACAGACCCTTAGCCAGGCAGGTTCTAAATCCCTATTCTCAAAATTGGTGAATTCCTATGGCTCAATCCCCTTTGTTGATAGAGACCCTGAGCTTTTTTCCATTCTGCTTTCCCTCCTTAGAACTGGGAATCTCCCTTCAAGAGCCAAGGCTTTTGATATCCAAGATCTTATTTTTGAGTCCCAATTCTATGGTGTAGAGCAACTCCTCATTAATTCCCAATCAAACCCTTCCCAGTTTGACCCTTTCAATCTTGAGAAGTCAATGGTCTTGCCTTTGAATGGTAGGGATTCACCTGCCTCAATCTCCACAACCCAATTTGGGTCAGTTCATGTTGCCCATGGTAGCAAAGTCACCTCCTTTGATTGGGCTTTGCAGAGGAAATCCACCATTTTGACCCAATTTTCTGCCATTGATTCCCTGCTGGCTTTGTCCTCAAACATTGTGGCTGCTGGTGCCACAGATTTCTCAGGCCTGCAGATTCTTGATGTTGACAAGGGTTTTGTTAGACAAACTCTGAACTGGGAAAATGTGACTAGGTCTGGCTCAACTGTTCAGGCAATTGGGTCATCAGATGAGTATCTGTTCACCAGTTTCGAGTCCGGGAGGCGAAATTCCAATTGCATTATGGTGTATGATCTTAGAGATGATTTTAGGCCTGTCACTGAGATTGGCCATTATGAAATCTTTGGTGCTGAGCTTGATTCTGCCATTCCTGCAACAAAGCTGAGATGGATTCCTGGCCATAATCTCCTTATGGCTGCTGGCTCTCACAGTGGGCCTTCTGGTGTTTCAGGCACCATTAAGTTTTGGGACTTGAGGTCTGGCAATGCTGTTTGGGAAGTCAAGGAAAAAGTGGATTGCTTCTCAGATGTTACCATTTCAGACAGCATGTCTGCAATGTTTAAAGTCGGTGTGCATTCGGGGGAGGTGTTCTGTGCTGACTTCAGAAGCATTGATGCAGAGAACCCTTGGGTTTGTCTCGGGGACGAGAGGAAGTCTTTGAACAAAAAGAAGGAAGGCGTCGGGTGCAAGATTGAAAGCCATGGAAACCAAGTGTTCTGCAGTAAAGGAGGCAGCATAGAGCTGTGGTCAGAGGTTTTGATTGGTTCTGCCAAGGAAGGCGAAGACAGGATCTTTAGGAAGAACTCGATGGGGAGGGCTAACGATACCTCTGCCAACAAGATCACACATATGAGCTTCGGGGGAAACAAAATGTTCGTTACTAGGAAGGATCAGCAATTCGTCGAGGTTTGGCAGAACTCGGTTACCAGATTTTGA
- the LOC116030801 gene encoding short-chain dehydrogenase TIC 32, chloroplastic: protein MWIFGRKGASGFSASSTAEEVTQGIDGTGLTAIVTGASSGIGAETARVLALRGVHVILAVRAVESGRKLQESIVKETPNAKVDVMELDLSSMASVRKFASEYNSSGLPLNILINNAGIMAPPFMLSQDNIELQFATNHVGHFLLTNLLLEKMKHTAHESQKEGRIVIVSSEAHRFPYKEGIRFDKINDKESYSAVYAYGQSKLANVLHANELARRLKEEGVEITANSLHPGAIATNLLRYHSLIDGVVNWVGKYVLKNIPQGAATTCYAALHPQVKGVRGEYFSDSNIGKQSSHAKDADLANKLWEFSCNLTHS from the exons atgtggatttttggaagaaaaggggCATCTGGGTTCTCAGCTTCCTCAACAGCTGAGGAAGTTACTCAAGGAATCGATGGAACTGGCCTCACTGCCATTGTTACAG GAGCCTCGAGTGGCATTGGTGCTGAGACTGCTCGTGTCCTTGCCTTGCGCGGTGTTCATGTGATTCTAGCAGTTCGGGCTGTGGAGAGTGGCAGAAAACTGCAAGAAAGCATTGTTAAAGAGACTCCTAATGCTAAAGTCGACGTTATGGAATTGGATCTTAGCTCGATGGCATCTGTTAGAAAGTTTGCTTCGGAATATAACTCTTCCGGCCTGCCCTTGAACATCCTCAT TAACAATGCAGGGATCATGGCTCCACCATTCATGCTCTCGCAAGACaacattgaattgcaatttgcTACTAATCATGTTG GCCATTTTCTTCTGACAAATCTTTTACTGGAAAAGATGAAACATACAGCTCATGAGAGCCAGAAAGAAGGAAGGATAGTCATTGTTTCATCAGAGGCACACCGATTCCCATACAAGGAAGGAATTCGGTTCGATAAAATTAATGACAAAGAAAG TTACAGTGCTGTATATGCTTATGGACAATCGAAGCTTGCTAATGTATTGCATGCTAATGAACTCGCAAGGCGCTTGAAG GAAGAAGGGGTGGAGATAACTGCGAATTCGCTCCATCCTGGAGCAATCGCCACCAACCTTTTGCGTTATCACAGTCTGATTGATG GTGTTGTGAATTGGGTCGGGAAATACGTGCTGAAAAACATTCCACAG GGAGCGGCGACGACATGCTATGCTGCTTTGCATCCTCAGGTTAAAGGGGTAAGGGGAGAGTACTTCTCAGACAGCAACATAGGTAAACAAAGTTCACATGCTAAGGATGCAGATTTGGCCAACAAACTCTGGGAATTTTCCTGCAACTTAACACATTCATAA